From Oryza sativa Japonica Group chromosome 4, ASM3414082v1, one genomic window encodes:
- the LOC4336995 gene encoding uncharacterized protein, producing the protein MAGAAVEQAHELYRGGRHRDALELYTAALAAARGPAQRIALHSNRAACYLKLHDFHKAAEECTSVLELDREHAGALMLRAQTLVTLKDYQSALFDVNRLIEINPSSEVYRNLHARLKTQLALAPIPESEEESLYLEEDKQELPPERNVNIEICITKSDKPATEMILKKKPTTELIVENKPATELILEKKPATELILEKKHATEPPKVEVPPSLPQKPQGWETIAKPKGHSGLDYSKWDKVEDDSSEDEDEEEEELPQYKFKVRTVGVRSVK; encoded by the exons atggcgggggcggcggtggagcaggCGCACGAGCTCTACCGGGGAGGGCGACACCGGGACGCGCTCGAGCTGTacacggcggcgctggcggcggcgcggggaccCGCGCAGCGCATCGCGCTGCACAGCAACCGCGCCGCGTGCTACCTCAAGCTCCACGACTTCCACAAG GCTGCAGAAGAGTGCACATCTGTCCTTGAGTTGGATAGGGAGCATGCTGGAGCTCTCATGTTACGTGCACAGACACTTGTCACTCTGAAGGATTACCAGTCAGCTCTATTTGATGTGAACAGGCTGATTGAGATAAATCCGTCATCTGAAGTATATCGGAACCTTCATGCACGACTGAAGACACAGCTT GCACTAGCTCCCATTCCAGAATCTGAAGAGGAATCGTTATATCTTGAAGAAGATAAGCAAGAGTTGCCTCCAGAGAGAAATGTAAATATCGAGATTTGTATTACCAAGTCTGATAAACCTGCAACTGAAATGATTCTCAAAAAGAAACCTACAACAGAACTTATTGTCGAAAATAAACCTGCAACTGAACTGATTCTTGAAAAGAAACCTGCAACTGAACTTATTCTTGAAAAGAAACATGCAACTGAACCTCCAAAGGTTGAGGTGCCTCCCAGTCTGCCTCAAAAACCACAAGGGTGGGAGACCATCGCAAAACCAAAGGGACATTCAGGACTTGATTACTCAAAATGGGACAAAGTTGAAGATGACTCAAGTGAAGATgaggatgaagaggaagaagagcttCCTCAGTATAAATTCAAAGTCAGAACTGTCGGTGTGCGGTCTGTGAAGTAA
- the LOC4336993 gene encoding protein FAR1-RELATED SEQUENCE 5, with protein sequence MATASTSGDPTAAAGEPTPSSSASAQPRQPASRISHIVRTYLDLSSNPKKRRAAPKSHPKPAAAAAGQGAPDAGDGKDGGGKAAATPSSAAQPTTTRLLRELGVRVSRYTHEERRDIVLRYMQKRSGRQGVKRATAKAPSRQALAERRRRGARGQFLGKEGAKTVDKPEEDPEVPPEVIANAGGVPIVGMVFENEEKAYEYYASYAGNVGFSVRKGLWDKTVKNVARSRVFVCSREGFRSKNEAKRPRPETRTGCPARIAIKLVSNGKYRVAEFVEDHNHQLAAPFDIDMLKSERVLTKVQPGNRNASNIPPGCKNYIRAKSSTHMNSEDLGALMDYFRRMKSDNPSFYYAIQVDENDKATNVFWADARSIVDYHYFCDVICFDTTHRSNDCRKPLALFLGMNHHRQTIIFGSAFLYDETVESFKWLLETFKSAMCGKQPKTILTDRSAALKEALSLTWPGTIHRSCVWQIYQNAFKSLEHVFNTLEEFTHDFHHCMFDIEDDQEFDEIWNVIIKKYSLKGEEWLTKLYEDRENWALPYNRQIFFGDIKGMLQVETSCVGLREFLDCEKDLSKFFMFFESSMEKRRQEEIQADYQASEGAPRISLPLLWQAAKVYTPIIFELFRKEYELCMDCMAYSCGEFGSLSEYMITVKNKTKDQLVRFDSSDGTVACTCKKFENAGILCCHILKVYELRNVKEIRPQYFLKRWRKDAKVGSTDETNRFNFDSGTKSSVPERYAALCRSFYKIAAKAAENAETFALMASQSDRLVEEVERILQSTLANKSSVGPSIKNQLTSMVQNEYLLNSSNEVEKSTGKKKTEVYRHKSAVVTNKMQKTRKDTRHPDEAATGTRDGELNMTPDNRQSEARNSPNQFLPDQLMQGHYILGQSYGLGTSENLHNNLNQFGQASSLPTMQQQAFPGNNQLTQGYPSDMHALQFVGANPQMEHQNGDQGQSSIPVWDFL encoded by the exons atggccaccgcctccacctccggcgaccccaccgccgccgccggcgagcccacGCCGTCGTCCTCAGCATCCGCGCAGCCACGGCAGCCGGCGTCCCGCATATCCCACATCGTGCGCACCTACCTCGACCTCTCCTCCAACCCCAAGaagcgccgcgccgctcccaaGAGCCAccccaagcccgccgccgccgccgccggccaaggCGCCCCCGATGCCGGAGACGggaaggacggcggcgggaaggcggcggcgaccccaTCGTCGGCGGCGCAGCCCACGACCACGCGGCTCCTCCGCGAGCTCGGCGTCCGGGTCTCCCGCTACACGCACGAGGAGCGCCGCGACATCGTCCTCCGCTACATGCAGAAGCGGAGCGGCCGCCAGGGCGTCAAGCGCGCCACCGCCAAG GCCCCATCGAGGCAGGCTctcgcggagcggcggcggcggggtgcgagAGGGCAGTTCCTCGGCAAGGAGGGCGCCAAG ACTGTAGATAAACCAGAAGAAGATCCAGAGGTGCCGCCAGAAGTTATTGCTAACGCTGGAGGAGTGCCCATAGTTGGAATGGTTTTCGAGAATGAAGAGAAAGCATATGAGTATTATGCTAGTTATGCTGGAAATGTAGGATTCAGTGTTCGAAAAGGATTGTGGGATAAAACGGTGAAAAATGTTGCTAGGTCAAGGGTCTTTGTATGCTCTAGGGAGGGATTTCGCTCAAAGAATGAGGCCAAAAGACCTCGCCCAGAGACTAGGACAGGTTGTCCTGCACGGATAGCTATAAAATTGGTATCCAATGGCAAGTACCGGGTAGCAGAATTTGTGGAAGATCACAATCACCAGCTTGCTGCACCATTTGATATAGATATGCTGAAGTCAGAGAGAGTGTTGACCAAGGTTCAACCAGGAAACCGAAATGCTAGTAACATTCCTCCAGGATGCAAGAATTACATTCGGGCCAAGTCTTCAACACACATGAATTCAGAGGACCTTGGAGCTCTAATGGATTATTTTCGAAGAATGAAGAGTGATAATCCCTCTTTTTACTATGCCATTCAGGTGGATGAAAATGATAAAGCAACAAATGTCTTCTGGGCTGATGCAAGATCAATAGTAGACTATCATTATTTCTGTGATGTGATCTGCTTTGACACAACACACAGATCAAATGACTGCAGAAAACCCTTAGCTTTGTTTTTGGGTATGAACCATCATAGGCAAACAATCATATTTGGCTCTGCTTTTCTGTATGATGAAACTGTTGAATCTTTCAAGTGGCTTCTCGAGACCTTTAAGAGTGCCATGTGTGGGAAACAGCCAAAGACGATATTGACAGATCGATCTGCTGCTTTGAAGGAAGCCCTGAGTCTCACCTGGCCTGGTACAATTCACCGTTCTTGTGTGTGGCAAATATACCAGAATGCTTTTAAGTCCTTAGAACATGTTTTTAATACTCTTGAGGAATTCACACATGATTTTCACCACTGCATGTTTGATATCGAGGATGACCAGGAGTTTGATGAGATATGGAATGTGATAATCAAGAAGTACAGCCTCAAAGGAGAGGAATGGTTAACTAAGTTGTATGAAGATCGGGAAAATTGGGCCTTGCCATATAACCGGCAAATATTCTTTGGGGACATTAAAGGGATGTTACAAGTAGAAACTTCTTGCGTTGGGCTGAGAGAGTTCTTGGATTGTGAGAAAGATCTCTCTAAATTTTTTATGTTCTTTGAAAGCTCAATGGAGAAGAGGAGGCAAGAAGAGATACAAGCTGATTACCAAGCCAGCGAAGGGGCACCAAGAATATCTCTGCCACTGCTATGGCAAGCTGCAAAAGTGTATACACCAATCATCTTTGAGTTATTTAGAAAGGAATATGAACTGTGTATGGACTGTATGGCTTATAGTTGTGGGGAGTTTGGCTCTCTTTCTGAGTACATGATCACTGTTAAGAATAAAACTAAAGACCAGCTTGTGCGGTTTGACTCATCAGATGGCACAGTTGCATGTACTtgtaaaaaatttgaaaatgctGGAATATTATGTTGCCATATATTAAAGGTATATGAGCTGAGGAATGTTAAAGAGATCAGGCCGCAGTATTTTCTTAAGAGATGGAGAAAAGATGCAAAGGTGGGGTCCACCGATGAAACTAATAGATTTAATTTTGATAGTGGCACAAAATCTTCTGTTCCAGAACGCTATGCAGCTCTGTGCCGCTCGTTCTACAAGATAGCTGCTAAGGCTGCAGAGAATGCAGAGACATTTGCACTGATGGCAAGCCAATCAGATCGACTTGTTGAAGAAGTAGAACGGATTTTGCAATCTACACTGGCGAATAAGTCATCCGTAGGCCCTTCCATTAAGAACCAGTTAACTAGTATGGTTCAGAATGAATATCTCCTTAATAGTAGCAATGAAGTTGAGAAATCTACTGGAAAGAAGAAGACTGAAGTTTATCGCCATAAAAGTGCTGTGGTAACTAATAAAATGCAGAAAACAAGAAAAG ACACAAGGCACCCTGATGAAGCAGCCACTGGAACAAGAGATGGAGAACTGAATATGACACCAGACAACAGGCAGTCAGAAGCAAGGAATTCTCCAAATCAGTTCCTCCCAGATCAATTAATGCAG GGGCATTATATACTTGGTCAGAGCTATGGGCTTGGTACCTCAGAGAATCTTCATAACAATTTGAATCAGTTTGGTCAG GCTTCCTCACTTCCAACCATGCAACAGCAGGCATTTCCCGGAAACAATCAATTAACCCAA GGCTATCCTAGTGATATGCATGCACTACAGTTTGTAGGGGCAAATCCCCAGATGGAGCATCAGAATGGTGATCAGGGGCAGTCATCAATACCAGTGTGGGATTTTCTCTGA
- the LOC4336993 gene encoding protein FAR1-RELATED SEQUENCE 5 isoform X1, whose translation MVFENEEKAYEYYASYAGNVGFSVRKGLWDKTVKNVARSRVFVCSREGFRSKNEAKRPRPETRTGCPARIAIKLVSNGKYRVAEFVEDHNHQLAAPFDIDMLKSERVLTKVQPGNRNASNIPPGCKNYIRAKSSTHMNSEDLGALMDYFRRMKSDNPSFYYAIQVDENDKATNVFWADARSIVDYHYFCDVICFDTTHRSNDCRKPLALFLGMNHHRQTIIFGSAFLYDETVESFKWLLETFKSAMCGKQPKTILTDRSAALKEALSLTWPGTIHRSCVWQIYQNAFKSLEHVFNTLEEFTHDFHHCMFDIEDDQEFDEIWNVIIKKYSLKGEEWLTKLYEDRENWALPYNRQIFFGDIKGMLQVETSCVGLREFLDCEKDLSKFFMFFESSMEKRRQEEIQADYQASEGAPRISLPLLWQAAKVYTPIIFELFRKEYELCMDCMAYSCGEFGSLSEYMITVKNKTKDQLVRFDSSDGTVACTCKKFENAGILCCHILKVYELRNVKEIRPQYFLKRWRKDAKVGSTDETNRFNFDSGTKSSVPERYAALCRSFYKIAAKAAENAETFALMASQSDRLVEEVERILQSTLANKSSVGPSIKNQLTSMVQNEYLLNSSNEVEKSTGKKKTEVYRHKSAVVTNKMQKTRKDTRHPDEAATGTRDGELNMTPDNRQSEARNSPNQFLPDQLMQGHYILGQSYGLGTSENLHNNLNQFGQASSLPTMQQQAFPGNNQLTQGYPSDMHALQFVGANPQMEHQNGDQGQSSIPVWDFL comes from the exons ATGGTTTTCGAGAATGAAGAGAAAGCATATGAGTATTATGCTAGTTATGCTGGAAATGTAGGATTCAGTGTTCGAAAAGGATTGTGGGATAAAACGGTGAAAAATGTTGCTAGGTCAAGGGTCTTTGTATGCTCTAGGGAGGGATTTCGCTCAAAGAATGAGGCCAAAAGACCTCGCCCAGAGACTAGGACAGGTTGTCCTGCACGGATAGCTATAAAATTGGTATCCAATGGCAAGTACCGGGTAGCAGAATTTGTGGAAGATCACAATCACCAGCTTGCTGCACCATTTGATATAGATATGCTGAAGTCAGAGAGAGTGTTGACCAAGGTTCAACCAGGAAACCGAAATGCTAGTAACATTCCTCCAGGATGCAAGAATTACATTCGGGCCAAGTCTTCAACACACATGAATTCAGAGGACCTTGGAGCTCTAATGGATTATTTTCGAAGAATGAAGAGTGATAATCCCTCTTTTTACTATGCCATTCAGGTGGATGAAAATGATAAAGCAACAAATGTCTTCTGGGCTGATGCAAGATCAATAGTAGACTATCATTATTTCTGTGATGTGATCTGCTTTGACACAACACACAGATCAAATGACTGCAGAAAACCCTTAGCTTTGTTTTTGGGTATGAACCATCATAGGCAAACAATCATATTTGGCTCTGCTTTTCTGTATGATGAAACTGTTGAATCTTTCAAGTGGCTTCTCGAGACCTTTAAGAGTGCCATGTGTGGGAAACAGCCAAAGACGATATTGACAGATCGATCTGCTGCTTTGAAGGAAGCCCTGAGTCTCACCTGGCCTGGTACAATTCACCGTTCTTGTGTGTGGCAAATATACCAGAATGCTTTTAAGTCCTTAGAACATGTTTTTAATACTCTTGAGGAATTCACACATGATTTTCACCACTGCATGTTTGATATCGAGGATGACCAGGAGTTTGATGAGATATGGAATGTGATAATCAAGAAGTACAGCCTCAAAGGAGAGGAATGGTTAACTAAGTTGTATGAAGATCGGGAAAATTGGGCCTTGCCATATAACCGGCAAATATTCTTTGGGGACATTAAAGGGATGTTACAAGTAGAAACTTCTTGCGTTGGGCTGAGAGAGTTCTTGGATTGTGAGAAAGATCTCTCTAAATTTTTTATGTTCTTTGAAAGCTCAATGGAGAAGAGGAGGCAAGAAGAGATACAAGCTGATTACCAAGCCAGCGAAGGGGCACCAAGAATATCTCTGCCACTGCTATGGCAAGCTGCAAAAGTGTATACACCAATCATCTTTGAGTTATTTAGAAAGGAATATGAACTGTGTATGGACTGTATGGCTTATAGTTGTGGGGAGTTTGGCTCTCTTTCTGAGTACATGATCACTGTTAAGAATAAAACTAAAGACCAGCTTGTGCGGTTTGACTCATCAGATGGCACAGTTGCATGTACTtgtaaaaaatttgaaaatgctGGAATATTATGTTGCCATATATTAAAGGTATATGAGCTGAGGAATGTTAAAGAGATCAGGCCGCAGTATTTTCTTAAGAGATGGAGAAAAGATGCAAAGGTGGGGTCCACCGATGAAACTAATAGATTTAATTTTGATAGTGGCACAAAATCTTCTGTTCCAGAACGCTATGCAGCTCTGTGCCGCTCGTTCTACAAGATAGCTGCTAAGGCTGCAGAGAATGCAGAGACATTTGCACTGATGGCAAGCCAATCAGATCGACTTGTTGAAGAAGTAGAACGGATTTTGCAATCTACACTGGCGAATAAGTCATCCGTAGGCCCTTCCATTAAGAACCAGTTAACTAGTATGGTTCAGAATGAATATCTCCTTAATAGTAGCAATGAAGTTGAGAAATCTACTGGAAAGAAGAAGACTGAAGTTTATCGCCATAAAAGTGCTGTGGTAACTAATAAAATGCAGAAAACAAGAAAAG ACACAAGGCACCCTGATGAAGCAGCCACTGGAACAAGAGATGGAGAACTGAATATGACACCAGACAACAGGCAGTCAGAAGCAAGGAATTCTCCAAATCAGTTCCTCCCAGATCAATTAATGCAG GGGCATTATATACTTGGTCAGAGCTATGGGCTTGGTACCTCAGAGAATCTTCATAACAATTTGAATCAGTTTGGTCAG GCTTCCTCACTTCCAACCATGCAACAGCAGGCATTTCCCGGAAACAATCAATTAACCCAA GGCTATCCTAGTGATATGCATGCACTACAGTTTGTAGGGGCAAATCCCCAGATGGAGCATCAGAATGGTGATCAGGGGCAGTCATCAATACCAGTGTGGGATTTTCTCTGA
- the LOC4336994 gene encoding uncharacterized protein At4g15545 produces MARHEAAAGVVDFHLPDEILAVIPTDPYEQLDVARKITSMAIASRVSRLEADAARLRRDLADRDRAEADLRARLADSDARLLAALDENAKLAKERDSLASTAKKMARNLAKLEAFKKQLMKSLSEDNLLQLSEIGDDRDFDANNNLTARVPSWKDEVSSSRTSADSSSRSTMTESAQEHQFSVTPYTAPKLTPGSTPKFLSGPTSPTKSLSEVHSTFSSWHGSSSHQYSAPTSPPQHRSFAGRPRIDGKEFFRQARTRLSYEQFGAFLANIKEFNAQKQSREDTLSKAEEIFGTEHKDLYISFQNMLNRNHS; encoded by the exons atggcgaggcacgaggcggcggccggggtggtGGACTTCCACCTGCCCGACGAGATCCTGGCTGTGATCCCCACCGACCCGTACGAGCAGCTGGACGTGGCGCGGAAGATCACCTCCATGGCCATCGCCTCCCGCGTCTCCCGCCTCGAGGCCGACGCggcgcgcctccgccgcgaccTCGCCGACCGGGACCGCGCCGAGGCCGACCTCCGCGCCCGCCTCGCGGACTCCGAcgcccgcctcctcgccgccctcgacGAGAAC GCGAAGCTGGCGAAGGAGAGGGACTCGCTCGCCTCCACGGCCAAGAAGATGGCGAGGAACTTGGCGAAG TTGGAAGCATTTAAGAAGCAGTTGATGAAGTCACTGAGTGAAGACAATTTATTA CAATTGTCAGAAATAGGTGATGACCGTGATTTTGATGCAAACAACAATTTGACTGCTCGAGTTCCCTCTTGGAAAG ATGAAGTTTCAAGTAGTCGCACTTCTGCAGATAGTTCCAGCAGATCCACAATGACTGAATCAGCCCAAG AACATCAGTTCTCAGTCACACCATACACAGCTCCTAAATTAACTCCTGGTTCAACACCTAAGTTCTTATCTGGTCCAACATCACCTACAAAATCTCTGTCAGAAGTCCACTCAACATTTTCATCATGGCATGGATCGTCAAGCCATCAGTATTCAGCACCCACCTCCCCTCCTCAGCATCGTTCGTTCGCAG GGCGGCCCCGTATAGACGGAAAGGAATTTTTCCGGCAAGCACG GACACGACTTTCGTATGAGCAATTTGGGGCATTTTTAGCTAACATCAAGGAGTTCAATGCTCAGAAACAATCACGAGAG GACACTCTCTCAAAGGCAGAAGAGATTTTTGGAACAGAACATAAAGATTTGTACATTTCTTTCCAGAATATGCTTAACCGCAACCATTCTTGA